The Haloprofundus salinisoli region GCTACTCCTCGCCGAACTCGTCGATACGCTCGTGGACGAGTTCGACCCATTCGTCGAGGGCGTCGTGTAACATCGTCTTCGCCTTCGGTAGCGGTGTCGCGGTGTACTGATAGACGTAACCGCCGGGGTCGAGCAGCCGGCGCTGTCGTTCGGCGAGACCCTTCTCCAGCAGCGTCATCAGCGACCGATTGACGTTACTCCTGTCTCGGTCGAGCTCCTCGGCGAGTTCGGCGACGGTGCTTCCCGGATACTCCAACAAGACGAGATACGTTCGGCTCTCGTGTTCCTGAACCCCGAAGACGCACGCGAGAACCTGTCCGAAACTGGGGTCGTCGGTTCGGACGAGGTCTTCCATCTCGGGTGTGTCGGCCATGGGCGAGGTATGTGGGTTGTCGGTTAAAGCCCTCCGTTACCGTCACTCTGCGTCTACGCGTCCGTATCCCATCTTCTCGATACACGCGAGCATCTCGGACTCCTCCTCGTGTTTGTGCAGCGTCGTCGGCGTGTCGCAGTAGTACGTCGCGCCGTCGTGCCGGAGCGTCACGTCGTGGTCGTTGCCGAGCATCTGCGTCGTGATGACGACGCGACGACCCTCCCGTAACGCGCTCAGAATCTCGTCTGCGCTCAGTTCGCCCGCCTCTGCCCGGAGCGGTCCTGCCATCGCCCGTACGATGGGGAGCGACCGCTATGACTGTTGTCGATTCGGTAGCTGTGCGCTGTCGCCTCCGAGGCCCTTCGTGGCTGCCGACGACTCAGTGCGGGACGAGACCCCCTTAGTTCGTCGTCGATCGCGTCGTCCCTTTCCGTTCGGGTGGTTCGACGCCGTCGACGGCTTCGGCCGTCTCGGTCTCCTTCTCGGTGTCGAGGTGCCAGCGGTCGATGCTGTCCTCGTACTCGCCGAGTCGATCGGAGACCTGTTCTTTCAGCTCGTCGTCGTTGATGTTCACCTCGAAGATGAACTGCTCTCCGTCGCCGCGGGTCGTCTTCTGGATGTTCGCGCTGACGAGTTCGTTGTCGAAGTAGTACGGCGCGAGTTGGGTCATCACCTTCTGGTAGACGGTGCTCTCGACGGCGCGAACCGCTTTCCTGCTGGCCGAGTCCGCCGCCCGCGCGACGTAGCCGATGGAGTCCTGCCAGCGTTCCATCGCGCCCTCGTTGTCTCCCTGCTCGACTTTCTCGTAGGACTCCGAGAGTTTCTCACCGGCCGTGCGGAGGTCGTCGTCCGGGTCCTTCCCGGCTTTCTCCCCCTCGCCCTCGCCGACGCTGGCCTGTTCGGCCGTCTTCTGGTTGACGTCCTCGCCGAGTCGTTCGTGGGCCTTCGGCCGCCACTCGTCCCACTCGTCGAACGCGTCACCCGACACGCCTACTTCGTGGAGGGCGCGGGTGATTCGTTCGCCGTGTTCGACGACATCATCCCACGACCCGTGAAGTTTGAACCCGGATATGCTCTCTTCCATCGCCTGCCAGTGCTACGTCGCCGGACATTAATAAGCGTCTCCCGGTGGTTTCAGGTCGACCGGGCATCGACGTGTCGAAGTTCCGACCCCTCGACGCTGTCAGTGGGGTGGTTAGCGCTTGCCGTAGGCCACTCTCGTCGCGAACGAATCCAGTCGCCGTCGCGTGTTCTCGACCCACGCCGACGGCGAGACGCGACGGAGTTCGTCGTCGTCCAGTTCGATTCGCGCGCCCGAAAACGGGGTTCGACTCTCCCGCTCCGCCTCGTCGCGCCCCTCCGTCGTCAGTGACACGACGGAGCTCATCGAGCATCGCCCGCACGCCTCGGTTCGTTTTTCTCCCATGGGTGATTCTCGCACGGTCGTTGGGGAGAAAGCGGATTAAAGCTTCTCCCGCGCTCCCGACGCGTTTTTGTCGTCGTACTGTTTGTCTCCGGTATGAGTTACCGTCTCGTGGACTCGAACGCGGTCGATCCGACGCCCGACCGCCCCTGTGAGCTTCGACGACTCACCGACGCCGCCGAACTGCAGCAGATGGCGATCAACCGGTTCCGCGCGGACCCGGGCGAGCAGATTCCGCTCGCGTATCACGTCCACGACGAACAGGAGGAGGCCTTTTTCGTCCTCTCGGGGACGCTGTTCGTCGAGACGCCCGAGGAGACGTTCGAGGTCGAGGAGGGCTGTCTGTTCGCCGTCTCGCCGGGCGACCCACAGCGCGCGTACAACCCGGA contains the following coding sequences:
- a CDS encoding helix-turn-helix domain-containing protein, translated to MADTPEMEDLVRTDDPSFGQVLACVFGVQEHESRTYLVLLEYPGSTVAELAEELDRDRSNVNRSLMTLLEKGLAERQRRLLDPGGYVYQYTATPLPKAKTMLHDALDEWVELVHERIDEFGEE
- a CDS encoding DUF5828 family protein, with the translated sequence MEESISGFKLHGSWDDVVEHGERITRALHEVGVSGDAFDEWDEWRPKAHERLGEDVNQKTAEQASVGEGEGEKAGKDPDDDLRTAGEKLSESYEKVEQGDNEGAMERWQDSIGYVARAADSASRKAVRAVESTVYQKVMTQLAPYYFDNELVSANIQKTTRGDGEQFIFEVNINDDELKEQVSDRLGEYEDSIDRWHLDTEKETETAEAVDGVEPPERKGTTRSTTN
- a CDS encoding cupin domain-containing protein, which translates into the protein MSYRLVDSNAVDPTPDRPCELRRLTDAAELQQMAINRFRADPGEQIPLAYHVHDEQEEAFFVLSGTLFVETPEETFEVEEGCLFAVSPGDPQRAYNPEDAESAVEVLAIGAPNVSGDATAYEP